In Bradyrhizobium sp. 1(2017), one DNA window encodes the following:
- a CDS encoding RidA family protein, whose translation MIKRVLPYEGLLHEVVEHNGVLYIGGIVPEDTSLDMSGQANDVLGQLAKLLKTLGSDLGNVLQVTIYMTDLKEKAAFNAAWKAHFAEAHLPARAAIGVADLGPGVKLEMTAIAARH comes from the coding sequence ATGATCAAGCGCGTCTTGCCCTACGAAGGTCTGCTCCACGAAGTGGTCGAGCATAATGGCGTGCTTTACATCGGTGGGATCGTCCCCGAGGACACAAGCCTCGACATGTCGGGCCAGGCAAACGACGTCCTGGGGCAATTGGCAAAGCTGCTGAAGACCCTCGGCTCCGACCTGGGCAACGTCCTGCAGGTGACGATCTACATGACCGACCTGAAGGAGAAGGCCGCGTTCAACGCGGCCTGGAAGGCGCACTTTGCCGAGGCTCATCTGCCGGCACGCGCCGCAATCGGCGTCGCCGACCTCGGGCCGGGCGTGAAGCTCGAGATGACCGCAATCGCGGCCCGACACTAA